CGCAGAGTCACGCTGGATTGCGTTGCCGCGAAGAGCGCCAAGGTGGGGGAAATTGGGGACGTCACCCGTTTATGAGAATTAAAAGGATATAAGGCAGAGTCGTTCATGAAAACGCTGAAACAGGAAGAGATCAACGGCAGCAGTTATCGAGATCTCGATCAGCTGTGCCAATCGATCGCCGAGTTTCTCGAAAACGCGTACAATCGCCGGCGTTTGCATTCGGCGCTCGGCTACCAATCACCTGTAGAACACGAGGAAGCCTTGATGAAATCAGAAGCGGGGAACTCTACACTGCTGGTGGGAAAGGGTGCTGGCTGCCTTCTTCCCCCACG
Above is a window of Terriglobia bacterium DNA encoding:
- a CDS encoding integrase core domain-containing protein, with amino-acid sequence MKTLKQEEINGSSYRDLDQLCQSIAEFLENAYNRRRLHSALGYQSPVEHEEALMKSEAGNSTLLVGKGAGCLLPPRPLPPVKSNFPVPDFLVSL